A stretch of the Glycine soja cultivar W05 chromosome 13, ASM419377v2, whole genome shotgun sequence genome encodes the following:
- the LOC114382585 gene encoding protein TIFY 10A-like — translation MSSSSEYLVFSGHHPANSPAEKSTFSQTCSLLSQYIKEKGTFGDLTLGMTCTAETNGSPETSCHSATTMELFPTIITQRNPTTVDFLSPQTAYPHHSEVPTMVKSSAFKSMEKEPKAAQLTIFYAGQVVVFDDFPAEKLEEITSLAGKGISQSQNTSAYAHTHNQQVNHPSFVPNISPQAPSRPLVCDLPIARKASLHRFLSKRKDRIAAKAPYQINNPNSASSKPAESMSWLGLGAQSTQV, via the exons ATGTCCAGCTCATCGGAATATTTGGTATTTTCCGGCCACCACCCGGCGAACTCTCCGGCGGAAAAGTCCACTTTCTCTCAGACTTGTAGTCTATTGAGCCAATACATCAAGGAAAAGGGTACCTTCGGAGACCTTACCCTCGGGATGACTTGCACTGCCGAAACAAACG GTTCCCCTGAGACATCGTGTCACTCTGCAACAACCATGGAGTTGTTTCCCACGATCATCACGCAACGGAACCCAACTACTGTGGATTTCCTATCTCCCCAGACTGCTTATCCTCACCACTCAGAGGTTCCAACCATGGTTAAATCAAG TGCTTTTAAGTCTATGGAGAAGGAGCCTAAAGCTGCTCAGTTGACGATCTTTTATGCTGGGCAAgttgttgtgtttgatgatttTCCTGCTGAAAAATTGGAGGAGATAACGTCATTAGCCGGCAAGGGAATATCCCAAAGCCAAAACACCTCTGCTTATGCTCACACTCATAACCAGCAAGTGAATCATCCTTCCTTTGTTCCTAATATCTCCCCTCAAGCACCGTCCAGACCACTTGTTTGTG ATCTGCCAATTGCTAGGAAAGCTTCACTTCATCGGTTCCTTTCTAAGAGAAAAGATAG AATTGCTGCCAAAGCACCCTATCAAATAAACAATCCCAACTCTGCTTCAAGTAAGCCGGCTGAATCCATGTCATGGCTTGGATTAGGTGCTCAATCAACACAAGTCTAA
- the LOC114382412 gene encoding oligouridylate-binding protein 1-like isoform X1 — protein sequence MQPQRLRQHAMLQPSLYHHPALLTPPQIEPILSGNLPPGFDSSSCRSVYVGNIHPQVTDSLLQELFSTAGALEGCKLIRKEKSSYGFVDYFDRSSAAFAIVTLNGRNIFGQPIKVNWAYASSQREDTSGHFNIFVGDLSPEVTDATLYACFSVYPSCSDARVMWDQKTGRSRGFGFVSFRNQQDAQSAINDLTGKWLGSRQIRCNWATKGASASDEKQSSDSKIVVELTNGSSEEGQETTNDDTPEKNPQYTTVYVGNLAPEVTSVDLHQHFHSLNAGIIEDVRVQRDKGFGFVRYSTHAEAALAIQMGNARILFGKPIKCSWGSKPTPLGTASTPLLPPSANVPGFSLAGLAAYERQMALSKMGGAHTLMHQQGQHALKHEDMGMGATGTGFDARFQNVATTQHLVYYQ from the exons ATGCAACCACAGAGGTTAAGGCAGCATGCCATGTTGCAACCATCTCTCTACCACCACCCCGCTCTCCTTACTCCTCCTCAG ATAGAGCCTATCTTGAGTGGAAATCTGCCACCTGGCTTTGATTCGAGTTCATGCCGCAGTGT TTATGTTGGCAACATTCATCCCCAGGTTACAGATTCCCTTCTTCAAGAGCTTTTTTCAACTGCAGGCGCCCTTGAAGGATGTAAACTTATTAGGAAAGAGAAG tCATCCTATGGCTTTGTGGACTACTTTGATCGCAGTTCTGCTGCATTTGCCATTGTAACTCTCAATGGGAGGAATAT TTTTGGGCAGCCTATTAAGGTTAACTGGGCTTATGCTAGCAGCCAGAGAGAGGATACCTCAG gtcactttaatatttttgtcggTGACCTTAGTCCTGAGGTTACAGATGCGACATTGTATGCTTGCTTCTCTGTATATCCTAGTTGTTC TGATGCAAGGGTAATGTGGGATCAGAAGACAGGCCGTTCCAGGGGATTTGGATTTGTTTCTTTTCGGAATCAGCAG GATGCCCAAAGTGCTATAAATGATTTGACTG GAAAATGGCTTGGAAGTAGACAGATTCGTTGTAATTGGGCAACCAAAGGGGCCAGTGCCAGTGATGAAAAGCAGAGTTCGGATTCAAAAATTGTCGTGGAGTTGACCAATGGATCATCCG aaGAAGGCCAGGAAACAACCAATGATGACACTCCCGAGAAGAATCCTCAATATACCACTGTTTATGTTGGCAATCTTGCTCCGGAG GTTACTTCTGTTGATCTCCATCAACATTTTCATTCTCTTAATGCCGGAATTATTGAAGATGTTAGGGTGCAACGAGACAAAGGTTTTGGGTTTGTGAGATACAGTACCCATGCTGAAGCAGCTCTTGCTATACAGATGGGTAATGCCCGAATTCTATTTGGCAAACCTATCAAG TGTTCATGGGGTAGCAAGCCTACTCCTCTGGGAACTGCCTCTACTCCTCTTCTGCCACCTTCTGCAAATGTGCCGGGCTTTTCTCTGGCTGGTCTTGCAGCATATGAACGTCAAATGGCTTTGAGTAAAATGGGTGGTGCACACACCCTTATGCATCAACAAGGTCAACATGCCCTAAAGCATGAAGACATGGGGATGGGTGCTACTGGGACTGGTTTCGATGCAAGGTTCCAGAATGTTGCAACCACCCAACACCTAGTGTACTATCAGTAA
- the LOC114382412 gene encoding oligouridylate-binding protein 1-like isoform X2, whose product MPCCNHLSTTTPLSLLLLSYVGNIHPQVTDSLLQELFSTAGALEGCKLIRKEKSSYGFVDYFDRSSAAFAIVTLNGRNIFGQPIKVNWAYASSQREDTSGHFNIFVGDLSPEVTDATLYACFSVYPSCSDARVMWDQKTGRSRGFGFVSFRNQQDAQSAINDLTGKWLGSRQIRCNWATKGASASDEKQSSDSKIVVELTNGSSEEGQETTNDDTPEKNPQYTTVYVGNLAPEVTSVDLHQHFHSLNAGIIEDVRVQRDKGFGFVRYSTHAEAALAIQMGNARILFGKPIKCSWGSKPTPLGTASTPLLPPSANVPGFSLAGLAAYERQMALSKMGGAHTLMHQQGQHALKHEDMGMGATGTGFDARFQNVATTQHLVYYQ is encoded by the exons ATGCCATGTTGCAACCATCTCTCTACCACCACCCCGCTCTCCTTACTCCTCCTCAG TTATGTTGGCAACATTCATCCCCAGGTTACAGATTCCCTTCTTCAAGAGCTTTTTTCAACTGCAGGCGCCCTTGAAGGATGTAAACTTATTAGGAAAGAGAAG tCATCCTATGGCTTTGTGGACTACTTTGATCGCAGTTCTGCTGCATTTGCCATTGTAACTCTCAATGGGAGGAATAT TTTTGGGCAGCCTATTAAGGTTAACTGGGCTTATGCTAGCAGCCAGAGAGAGGATACCTCAG gtcactttaatatttttgtcggTGACCTTAGTCCTGAGGTTACAGATGCGACATTGTATGCTTGCTTCTCTGTATATCCTAGTTGTTC TGATGCAAGGGTAATGTGGGATCAGAAGACAGGCCGTTCCAGGGGATTTGGATTTGTTTCTTTTCGGAATCAGCAG GATGCCCAAAGTGCTATAAATGATTTGACTG GAAAATGGCTTGGAAGTAGACAGATTCGTTGTAATTGGGCAACCAAAGGGGCCAGTGCCAGTGATGAAAAGCAGAGTTCGGATTCAAAAATTGTCGTGGAGTTGACCAATGGATCATCCG aaGAAGGCCAGGAAACAACCAATGATGACACTCCCGAGAAGAATCCTCAATATACCACTGTTTATGTTGGCAATCTTGCTCCGGAG GTTACTTCTGTTGATCTCCATCAACATTTTCATTCTCTTAATGCCGGAATTATTGAAGATGTTAGGGTGCAACGAGACAAAGGTTTTGGGTTTGTGAGATACAGTACCCATGCTGAAGCAGCTCTTGCTATACAGATGGGTAATGCCCGAATTCTATTTGGCAAACCTATCAAG TGTTCATGGGGTAGCAAGCCTACTCCTCTGGGAACTGCCTCTACTCCTCTTCTGCCACCTTCTGCAAATGTGCCGGGCTTTTCTCTGGCTGGTCTTGCAGCATATGAACGTCAAATGGCTTTGAGTAAAATGGGTGGTGCACACACCCTTATGCATCAACAAGGTCAACATGCCCTAAAGCATGAAGACATGGGGATGGGTGCTACTGGGACTGGTTTCGATGCAAGGTTCCAGAATGTTGCAACCACCCAACACCTAGTGTACTATCAGTAA
- the LOC114382527 gene encoding FCS-Like Zinc finger 13-like — protein sequence MSGKRPRPMIGKLSELLVSRGRTVALLDTTGSPRGPLDMKMMQSPRGLKNYDLGGVGLGIVVALDKSNNEVAAREVLPKHTVCTSNLNRSGPIPVHYTKNPDEFDVEEYTYVTCRVPNKTFTKVYYDGGEGDIIRRQNNNNNKNNVVVLRRTEPQPLIEPESSYPTSSFLSSCHLCGKKLHGKDIYMYRGEKAFCSPECRSSQITMDERKERCRSEASRSVEMSSSPYTREQIFSTGILAL from the exons ATGTCGGGGAAGAGGCCCCGGCCAATGATCGGAAAGTTGTCGGAGTTGTTGGTCTCGAGAGGCCGCACGGTGGCACTTTTGGACACCACTGGAAGCCCAAGAGGCCCATTAGACATGAAGATGATGCAATCACCAAGAggcttaaaaaattatgatcttGGTGGCGTTGGTCTTGGAATTGTGGTGGCTCTTGATAAATCCAATAACGAGGTTGCTGCACGTGAAGTTTTGCCCAAACACACCGTTTGCACCTCCAATTTGAACCGGTCCGGCCCAATTCCGGTTCACTACACCAAAAACCCAGATGAATTTGATGTCGAGGAATACACCTATGTGACATGCCGCGTACCTAACAAAACGTTCACCAAGGTATACTATGATGGTGGTGAAGGTGATATTATTCGGagacaaaacaacaacaacaacaaaaacaacgtTGTAGTTCTCAGAAGAACCGAACCACAACCTTTGATTGAGCCCGAATCATCGTACCCCACATCGAGTTTTCTCAGTTCATGTCACTTATGTGGAAAGAAACTCCACGGCAAAGACATATACATGTACAG AGGAGAGAAAGCGTTTTGTAGCCCTGAGTGTCGTTCGAGTCAAATAACGATGGACGAAAGGAAGGAACGGTGTAGGTCAGAAGCTTCAAGGTCTGTGGAAATGTCAAGTTCGCCATATACAAGGGAGCAAATATTTTCAACTGGGATTCTTGCGCTTTAG